The following are from one region of the Nymphaea colorata isolate Beijing-Zhang1983 chromosome 7, ASM883128v2, whole genome shotgun sequence genome:
- the LOC116257950 gene encoding uncharacterized protein LOC116257950 isoform X1, whose product MFKDSDSSTLLPMSAKCQAFKDNMREGILDGQNTQVSFDNFPYYLSENTKNALICPIYIHLKRKEFAKFTTDLPTVSARILLSGPSGSDIYQETLAQALANFFGSKLLIVDANSLPNVSA is encoded by the exons ATGTTTAAGGATTCTGATTCATCAACACTTTTGCCAATGTCTGCTAAATGTCAAGCTTTTAAGGACAACATGCGCGAGGGAATTCTGGATGGTCAAAACACTCAAGTGTCATTTGATAACTTCCCTTATTATTTGAG tgaaaacacaaaaaatgcgtTGATTTGTCCTATCTACATACATTTGAAGCGCAAGGAGTTTGCCAAGTTTACCACAGATCTTCCTACTGTTAGTGCAAGAATTTTGTTATCGGGTCCTTCAG GTTCAGACATATATCAGGAGACATTGGCACAAGCACTTGCCAACTTTTTTGGTTCCAAATTGCTTATAGTAGATGCAAACTCATTACCAAATGTAAGTGCATGA
- the LOC116257950 gene encoding uncharacterized protein LOC116257950 isoform X2: MFKDSDSSTLLPMSAKCQAFKDNMREGILDGQNTQVSFDNFPYYLSENTKNALICPIYIHLKRKEFAKFTTDLPTVSARILLSGPSDIYQETLAQALANFFGSKLLIVDANSLPNVSA; the protein is encoded by the exons ATGTTTAAGGATTCTGATTCATCAACACTTTTGCCAATGTCTGCTAAATGTCAAGCTTTTAAGGACAACATGCGCGAGGGAATTCTGGATGGTCAAAACACTCAAGTGTCATTTGATAACTTCCCTTATTATTTGAG tgaaaacacaaaaaatgcgtTGATTTGTCCTATCTACATACATTTGAAGCGCAAGGAGTTTGCCAAGTTTACCACAGATCTTCCTACTGTTAGTGCAAGAATTTTGTTATCGGGTCCTTCAG ACATATATCAGGAGACATTGGCACAAGCACTTGCCAACTTTTTTGGTTCCAAATTGCTTATAGTAGATGCAAACTCATTACCAAATGTAAGTGCATGA